The Dehalococcoidia bacterium DNA window AAATCCCATTGTCGGCAGCCTGACTCGATATCGCCGGGGGGTCAATGCCTATCCGGAATGGTCCACCAATGCGATGAGAATGTCCAAGAAGACCTCGTTTGGCGATGTCAGCTTGAATGCGGAAGAGATGCGGGATATCGATGAGGCGGTGGCCTATTTCAGGGATAAGACGCATGCGTCAAAAGTGACCAATATCTTTCAAGCGTTGACAGGGGTAGACCGTCGCGAGCTGAACCGGTACGGCGTATTTGGCGATACGGCCGGAACCCCCATGGGGTTCGCTAATCCAGACTATGGGAAGGTTCTGGCAAAGGGTCTCGAAGGCGTGATCGAGGAGGCGGAGCAGGAGATGGCCAAGGTTGCCCCCGAGCTCCATGACGATCTCCCCCGGCTGGATTTCTATCATGCGGTAATCATCACGGCCAAGGCAGTGATCGCCTGGGCCCAGCGGTATGCCGCCCTGGCTGAAGAGATGGCGGAGAAGGAAACCGACGCCGGGAGAAAGGCTGAGCTTCGAAGCATTGCCGAAACTTGCCGCCGGGTTCCGGCCAAGCCGGCCAGAAACTTTCGGGAGGCCGTTCAATCCTTCTGGTTTATCCATTGCGCCACCTGGATAGAGGCCGCCGAGCCGGGCATTGCGCCGGGGCGCTTTCCCCAATATATGTATCCCTATTACCGGCAGGATATTGATCAGAGCGGCATTACACGAGAAGAAGCCGTTGACCTTCTGGAATTGCTGTTCATCAAGTTTTCCGAGATCGGAATATTTCTGGGCGAGATCATAAGCACGGGGGCACAGTTGCACACCGGCCAGACCCTTGCGCTGGGCGGATTCACCCGTGATGGCCGGGATGCCACCAATGAGCTGGATTTCCTGGTTCTGGAGGCCGAAAACCAGGTGCGCATGCTCCAGCCAAGTACTGTAGTGGTATGGCACAACGGGTTATCCCACGAGTTTCTGCTGAAATGCGCTGAAGCGGTGAGAGTCGGCCTGGGAAAACCCTGCTTCATCAATGGCCATGTTGCCGTACAGCGCCATCTGGATCGCTGGAAGGACTGCTCTCTGGAGGAAGCCTACGATTTTGCGGTTGTCGGTTGCGTTCAAACCGGACCGGTTCACGCCATCGACAGTGCCTGGGGTGCTCTGATCAATTTCCCCAAGCTGCTGGAGATGACCCTCAACAACGGGGTCGATCCCATCTCAGGCAAACAATTGGGCCTTCAAGCAGGGAAAGGCGAAGATTTTCAGACCTATGAGGAATTGAACGCAGCTCTCAAAAAACAGCTTGCCTACTTCACCGAACTGGGCAGAAAGGCCAGCCGCATCGCTGAGAACGTCGATGCAACGTTTTTGCCGACGCCTTTTGCCGCTTCTCTGACCGATGATTGTCTCAAGAGGGGCAAGGATATTCTGGCGGGCGGCGCCAAGTTCGGCAGCGACGCCGATTGTCTGGTGGGTGTGGTTGACGTGGCCAACTCTATGACGGCGATGAAGAAGCTGATATTCGAGGATAAGAAAATCACCATGAAGGAGTTGCTCCAGGCGTTGCGGGCCAACTTCGAGGGATACGAGGATTTGCACCATCTGCTGCTGTCGGCCCCCAAATACGGCAATCAGGACGACTTTGCGGACAGCATCGTCAGGGAATTCTATGACGAGTTCCTCAAAGAAGAGCTGAAATATAAGTCTCATCTGGGGAAGGATGATGGCAGGCCCCATGGGGTAGTGGTTGCCATACACAGCTTCTATGGAGGAGTGGTGGGAGCGCTTCCCAGCGGCAGAAAGAAGGGTACGACGCTTACTGACGGCTCCACATCCGCCACACCCGGGACCGATCGTAACGGACCCACTGCGCTGATCCACTCCGGAGTTGCGGCCATGAACGCGGTCAAATACAGCTCGA harbors:
- a CDS encoding pyruvate formate lyase family protein, which encodes MSYQVMHKATLTEKVKRVKDSFFETEVRLSTERIKFVVQAYREAGGEAPIITRAKVFDRYLRGMTLFIDENPIVGSLTRYRRGVNAYPEWSTNAMRMSKKTSFGDVSLNAEEMRDIDEAVAYFRDKTHASKVTNIFQALTGVDRRELNRYGVFGDTAGTPMGFANPDYGKVLAKGLEGVIEEAEQEMAKVAPELHDDLPRLDFYHAVIITAKAVIAWAQRYAALAEEMAEKETDAGRKAELRSIAETCRRVPAKPARNFREAVQSFWFIHCATWIEAAEPGIAPGRFPQYMYPYYRQDIDQSGITREEAVDLLELLFIKFSEIGIFLGEIISTGAQLHTGQTLALGGFTRDGRDATNELDFLVLEAENQVRMLQPSTVVVWHNGLSHEFLLKCAEAVRVGLGKPCFINGHVAVQRHLDRWKDCSLEEAYDFAVVGCVQTGPVHAIDSAWGALINFPKLLEMTLNNGVDPISGKQLGLQAGKGEDFQTYEELNAALKKQLAYFTELGRKASRIAENVDATFLPTPFAASLTDDCLKRGKDILAGGAKFGSDADCLVGVVDVANSMTAMKKLIFEDKKITMKELLQALRANFEGYEDLHHLLLSAPKYGNQDDFADSIVREFYDEFLKEELKYKSHLGKDDGRPHGVVVAIHSFYGGVVGALPSGRKKGTTLTDGSTSATPGTDRNGPTALIHSGVAAMNAVKYSSNIFNLKFHPTALNNNEALGKLLALVKTYMDIGGNHIQFNVVDAKTLRDAQSQPGQYKDLVVRVAGYSAFFVNLDPNVQQELIDRTELRFA